A window of the Juglans microcarpa x Juglans regia isolate MS1-56 chromosome 5D, Jm3101_v1.0, whole genome shotgun sequence genome harbors these coding sequences:
- the LOC121265243 gene encoding protein EXORDIUM-like 7 encodes MQKHHYCHFLLISCFCFSALALSWSHNKQFDQALNYEGSSDLVNLEYHMGPVLASPIKLYVIWYGHWNPTHQATIRDFLYSLSSSSTYPSVADWWRTVRLYTDQTGSNITGSIVLSGEFYDSKYSHGGYLSRLAIQSVIRTAVNANPRALPLNPHNGLYLVLTSPDVRVQDFCRAVCGFHYFTFPNIVGVTVPYAWVGHSGTQCPGVCAYPFAWPKYSGRPPPSTNGGNNIMRAPNGDAGADGMISVIAHELAEVSSNPLVNAWYAGDDPTAPTEIADLCMGVYGTGGGGGYVGKVYRDSWGSGYNVNGVKGRRFLVQWVWNPVKKRCFGPNAAD; translated from the coding sequence ATGCAAAAGCATCACTACTGCCATTTCCTTCTGATTTCTTGCTTTTGTTTCTCTGCACTAGCTCTTTCATGGAGCCATAACAAGCAATTCGATCAGGCTTTGAACTATGAGGGCTCCTCTGATCTAGTGAACCTTGAGTACCACATGGGTCCTGTCCTTGCTTCTCCTATAAAACTTTATGTAATCTGGTACGGCCATTGGAATCCAACTCACCAAGCCACCATAAGAGATTTCCTCTActccctttcttcctcttccactTACCCTTCTGTCGCTGATTGGTGGCGGACTGTCCGGCTCTACACTGACCAAACAGGATCAAATATCACAGGGAGCATCGTCCTCTCAGGGGAGTTCTACGATTCTAAATACTCCCATGGTGGTTATCTGAGTCGTTTAGCAATCCAATCTGTCATCAGAACTGCAGTCAATGCAAATCCACGAGCTCTGCCTCTCAATCCTCACAATGGTCTCTACCTAGTGCTGACCTCTCCAGATGTTCGAGTCCAAGACTTCTGTAGGGCTGTCTGTGGCTTTCACTACTTCACCTTCCCAAACATTGTTGGAGTCACCGTACCCTATGCATGGGTTGGTCATAGTGGGACTCAGTGCCCGGGCGTCTGTGCCTATCCATTTGCATGGCCTAAGTATTCAGGAAGGCCACCACCAAGCACAAATGGAGGCAACAACATAATGCGTGCACCTAATGGGGATGCGGGTGCTGATGGAATGATTAGTGTGATTGCTCATGAGCTGGCGGAAGTGTCAAGTAACCCACTTGTGAACGCATGGTATGCCGGGGATGATCCAACTGCACCTACCGAAATTGCAGATTTGTGTATGGGTGTTTACGGGACTGGTGGGGGTGGTGGATATGTTGGTAAAGTTTATAGGGATTCTTGGGGATCTGGCTATAATGTGAATGGAGTGAAGGGAAGAAGGTTTCTTGTGCAATGGGTATGGAACCCTGTAAAAAAGAGATGCTTTGGGCCAAATGCTGCTGACTGA
- the LOC121266193 gene encoding uncharacterized protein LOC121266193, with translation MIASCHPDTVFLVIIIVIEYNSTLKASMKFDNERRGVPGRVPEYGAIFMSNSATKRECYRRRLFGLPASQGSFVKQVKAGMILFLFEYEERKLHGVFQACSDGARNIVPHAFRSSGKQFPCQVKMTPIWRCRPLVEAEFYEAIKENYFSANEFNFGLSEKQVQRLLSLFSLRRITDDLPQRQPNKVKVSTACTMGRGTRADDIEVLMSDNVKDRDDPDDYDRPLLLTDNPLKSSGYFIERERDEGRFANSFGVGNKYNVYNELGPVTGNEYLGDSLATVGRDGGRFAVCERSGSECTSASEDGPVISNGHSGFLLGTVTQAPDNGRFARTERLECERDMDDGFVPSFSAVCPSTLQPNLNRSIYSQKPIWDAGSVVQDQLRPHSTFSGSIEPQISYPLRSTLYGDAIGMSTGPFDPDIAGINSRQPSPSEIDHSSNSLQERSFFGKCARNLVRSPRNQSYFPLVGPNDIKKCQNDSSGLGNCVPFSIHNHQENICYRTSKPFSGASYSENSTTEISENKGFKGLSFSKRPSVPEPLLETGNSGNENKFPSSYSSSSCIYPCLNFDYGFPVESQGKLEHAVRKEEMSKVYTGNIQLSNKDQVRLHCNEPKSLSHDLSCRQYSKNMFSGCEKSGNGVFSRLALGSDVYGQENGHYVDHEECNKDKSADEVVAMLSQSRRCRRSKIKGSSIHSDFNFDYEFPVESQENFEHEGMQLEETKELLTGNIPLLNKGQLQLHGGDYALEHKGRCDHEPKSLNHDLNCREEGRNSVFSRLALASDVLERENGVEVGHGECDRDKSADEIMTTLRQSHSQWAKTKESSIHPSFNSDYEFPVESQGNQKHEGMRLEEKKKSYTGNIPLSNKGQVQLHCYDYSLKHRGACQSKSLNHDLNRHRHSGNISSGCEKGKNSVFSRLALASDVFERENGDAVGLEEERDRDKSADKIMAMSHQSRCPWAKTAKSRSLFKQHDVENFGNKKEPTFYPKLEGDCLEMNLKEIKMNKTSIVEEIVDKTGEGTFVDFNHQRARGTPYVDFKRRSEVRKIHDDTKSRVCDEIAGSDCLSGVQRKRRKLIRPNFSQSLDVLSQESSFNSEDKKESCKALVGSYDKENKLSSSAELLLATCSNSCEDKNINIDVERGSNYGDSKAGSHETFSRLDRKESSKDAGIYNTCEDKIPNADDVLGIKDPMADQLSLGCLIPATSSSESFIESAEEYAGGIVNGDGQHGKKLPESVENANELCLVSGEIAIGDAMNSLSNQICTMGKMPEEFVEISVDEDKRNHQQLAPGSIVKQS, from the exons ATGATTGCATCTTGTCACCCTGATACAGTTTTCTTAGTCATTATCATCGTTATTGAATATAACAGCACATTGAAGGCATCGATGAAATTTGATAACGAGCGGCGTGGTGTGCCCGGACGTGTTCCTGAATATGGTGCAATTTTTATGTCGAACAGTGCCACCAAAAGAGAATGTTATAGACGGAGACTATTTGGCCTTCCAGCTTCTCAAGGCTCTTTTGTAAAGCAGGTTAAAGCtggaatgattttgtttttgtttgaatatgagGAGAGAAAACTTCATGGTGTTTTCCAGGCATGCTCTGACGGTGCACGGAATATTGTCCCCCATGCATTCCGTTCATCCGGGAAGCAATTCCCATGTCAG GTAAAAATGACTCCAATTTGGCGTTGTCGCCCACTAGTTGAGGCTGAATTTTATGAGGCAATCAAGGAAAATTACTTTTCAGCTAACGAGTTTAACTTTGGGCTGTCTGAAAAGCAG GTACAAAGGCTTCTAAGCTTGTTTAGTTTGAGAAGGATAACTGATGACCTACCTCAAAGGCAGCCGAACAAAGTTAAAGTCTCAACTGCGTGTACAATGGGTAGAGGCACGAGAGCTGATGATATTGAGGTTTTAATGAGTGATAATGTAAAAGACAGGGATGATCCTGATGATTATGATAGGCCCCTTCTCTTGACTGACAACCCTCTAAAATCATCTGGCTATTTCATTGAAAGAGAACGCGATGAAGGAAGGTTTGCAAACAGTTTTGGAGTGggaaataaatataatgtttacAATGAGCTTGGGCCAGTTACCGGGAATGAGTATCTTGGGGACTCTTTGGCTACAGTTGGAAGGGATGGGGGCAGATTTGCTGTGTGTGAGAGGTCAGGGAGTGAATGTACCTCGGCTAGCGAAGATGGACCCGTCATATCAAATGGTCATTCTGGGTTCCTTTTGGGTACAGTTACGCAAGCTCCGGATAATGGCAGGTTTGCAAGGACTGAGAGGCTAGAATGTGAACGTGATATGGATGATGGATTTGTGCCATCCTTCTCAGCTGTGTGCCCCAGTACATTGCAACCTAACCTAAATAGATCCATCTACTCTCAGAAGCCCATTTGGGATGCAGGTTCTGTGGTTCAAGATCAACTGAGGCCTCATTCCACATTTTCAGGCTCAATTGAGCCACAAATCTCTTACCCTTTGCGTTCAACATTGTACGGAGATGCAATTGGTATGAGCACAGGCCCTTTTGACCCTGATATTGCTGGTATTAACTCAAGGCAGCCATCACCTTCTGAAATTGATCACAGCTCTAATTCATTGCAAGAACGttctttttttggaaaatgtgctcGGAATCTCGTTCGTTCCCCCAGAAACCAATCCTATTTCCCATTGGTAGGGCCTAATGATATAAAGAAATGTCAAAATGATAGTTCTGGCCTTGGAAACTGTGTTCCTTTCTCTATCCACAACCATCAGGAGAATATTTGCTACAGGACAAGTAAGCCTTTTTCGGGGGCTTCTTATTCTGAAAACTCAACCACGGAAATTTCTGAGAATAAAGGTTTCAAGGgcctctctttttcaaaacgtcCTTCAGTTCCTGAGCCTTTATTAGAGACTGGGAATAGTGGGAACGAAAACAAGTTTCCATCATCTTATTCTTCCAGTTCCTGTATCTACCCTTGCTTAAACTTTGATTATGGCTTTCCTGTAGAGTCGCAAGGGAAGCTTGAGCATGCTGTGCGAAAGGAAGAGATGAGCAAAGTATATACTGGTAATATACAGTTGTCAAATAAGGATCAGGTCCGGTTGCACTGCAATGAACCCAAATCACTAAGTCATGACCTCAGCTGTCGTCAGTATTCTAAGAACATGTTTTCTGGCTGTGAGAAGAGTGGGAATGGTGTGTTTTCTCGTTTAGCTTTGGGCTCAGATGTATATGGACAGGAAAATGGTCATTATGTAGACCATGAGGAATGCAACAAGGATAAATCTGCAGATGAAGTTGTGGCAATGTTATCTCAAAGCCGCCGCTGCCGTAGGTCAAAGATAAAAGGGTCTAGTATACATTCTGACTTTAACTTTGATTATGAATTTCCTGTAGAGTCACAAGAAAACTTTGAGCATGAAGGTATGCAATTGGAAGAGACAAAAGAATTGCTTACTGGCAATATTCCCTTGCTAAATAAGGGTCAGCTCCAGTTGCACGGTGGTGATTATGCCCTTGAACATAAGGGCAGGTGTGACCATGAACCCAAATCACTAAATCATGATCTCAACTGTCGTGAGGAGGGCAGGAACAGTGTGTTTTCTCGTTTAGCGTTGGCTTCAGATGTATTGGAACGGGAAAATGGTGTTGAAGTTGGCCACGGGGAATGTGATAGGGATAAATCAGCCGATGAAATAATGACAACATTACGTCAGAGTCACTCCCAATGGGCAAAAACTAAAGAGTCTAGTATCCACCCTTCCTTTAACTCTGATTATGAATTTCCTGTAGAGTCACAAGGGAACCAAAAGCATGAAGGTATGCGGctggaagagaagaaaaaatcctATACTGGTAATATTCCTTTGTCAAATAAGGGTCAGGTCCAATTGCACTGTTATGATTATTCTCTGAAACATAGGGGCGCGTGCCAATCCAAATCACTAAATCATGATCTCAATCGTCATCGGCATTCTGGAAACATATCTTCTGGCTGTGAGAAGGGCAAGAATAGTGTGTTTTCTCGTCTGGCTTTGGCTTCAGATGTATTTGAACGGGAAAATGGTGATGCCGTTGGCCTTGAGGAGGAAAGAGACAGGGATAAATCAGCAGATAAAATCATGGCTATGTCACATCAGAGTCGCTGCCCATGGGCAAAGACTGCAAAGTCTAGATCATTGTTCAAGCAACATGATGTCGAaaactttggaaataaaaaagaaccaaCCTTTTACCCCAAGTTGGAAGGGGATTGCTTGGAAATGAACTTAAAGGAGATTAAAATGAATAAGACTTCAATTGTTGAAGAGATTGTTGACAAAACTGGTGAAGGTACTTTTGTGGATTTCAATCATCAGAGAGCTAGAGGGACACCATATGTGGATTTCAAACGTCGGAGTGAAGTTCGGAAAATTCATGATGATACCAAGAGTAGAGTGTGTGATGAAATTGCTGGGAGTGATTGCTTGTCTGGCGTGCAGCGCAAAAGAAGAAAGTTGATTAGGCCAAACTTTAGTCAGAGTCTGGATGTATTATCACAAGAGAGTTCTTTTAATAGTGAAGATAAAAAGGAAAGTTGCAAGGCTTTGGTTGGGAGCTATGATAAGGAAAACAAGTTGTCCTCAAGTGCTGAATTGCTGCTTGCAACTTGTTCAAACAGTTGTGAGGATAAGAACATTAATATTGATGTTGAAAGAGGTTCAAACTATGGAGATTCGAAAGCTGGAAGTCATGAGACTTTTTCTAGACTTGACCGAAAAGAGTCTTCAAAAGATGCTGGCATCTACAATACTTGTGAAGACAAGATTCCTAATGCTGATGATGTCTTGGGAATTAAGGATCCCATGGCGGATCAGTTGTCCTTAGGTTGTCTGATACCGGCCACTTCATCGTCAGAGTCATTTATAGAGAGTGCAGAAGAATATGCTGGAGGAATTGTTAATGGTGATGGTCAACATGGAAAGAAGTTACCTGAAAGTGTGGAAAATGCTAATGAACTTTGTCTTGTCAGTGGTGAGATTGCCATTGGTGACGCAATGAACAGCTTAAGTAATCAGATTTGTACAATGGGAAAGATGCCCGAAGAATTTGTAGAAATCAGTGTAGATGAAGATAAGAGAAACCATCAGCAGTTAGCTCCGGGATCCATTGTCAAACAGTCTTAG
- the LOC121265238 gene encoding uncharacterized protein At4g19900-like, translating into MLRNLRIRRRPRYGVQVCAVISALLLLLLSVSLLYSSLSHSQSHPYRNHFYTRSQNDIDSTPILSDSQHEGVSTSEDKIDELDIVEEEQQQHDEAEDEDDNDQSDQYRASGYFFDHLSGAIRRAIGKRSIDQWDDDWLGIMIGSSMDDRSKAAIGSDDVPVDEMVRRKVTELVSIEDALLVKLTGRGRASPLREGWGDWFDKKSDFLRRDKMFKSNVEALNPLNNPMLQDPDGVGVTTLTRGDRLAQKWWLNQFRRPPFLAKKPLSVSEVNSKLKPKENHIGFGVASKESDSSFNGSGGDLRLRTEVKRAERRTLIENVNVDNGLNGRRIINTEDEVLNLSDRIDSKRTEHRTSVQDVGNGLTSYTIIGSSNRDLSSSKKIDRLNGELGHNGGGLDDVDDDLVGGKTEFSGHIYADGRRWGYYPGLHPRLSFSDFIDAFFRKEKCDMRVFMVWNSPPWTYGVRHQRGLESLLSWHRDACVVVFSETIELDFFKYSLVNDGYKVAVAMPNLDELLKDTPTHVFASVWFEWRKTKFYCTHYSELVRLAALYKYGGIYLDSDIIILKPLSVLNNIVGMEDHLTGSSLNGAVMAFRKHSSFIMECLKEFYMTYDDTRLRWNGADLLTRVARKFLSLENTSTKQLELNVQASFTFFPISSLHITRYFSTPATETEKAQQDALFRKILNESLTFHFWNSLTSALIPETDSLVSRLIDHHYIHCFDVL; encoded by the exons ATGCTCCGGAACCTCCGGATACGTCGGCGGCCCCGTTACGGAGTTCAGGTCTGCGCCGTCATCTCTgcgctcctcctcctcctcctctctgtctctctcctcTACAGCAGCCTCTCGCACTCCCAATCTCACCCTTACCGCAACCACTTCTACACAAGATCCCAAAACGACATCGATTCCACCCCCATCCTCTCCGACTCCCAACACGAGGGCGTTTCGACCTCCGAGGACAAAATCGACGAGCTTGACATTGTCGAGGAAGAGCAACAACAGCATGACGAAGCcgaagatgaagatgacaacGACCAATCGGATCAGTATCGGGCTTCCGGATACTTCTTCGACCATCTCAGTGGGGCCATCAGGAGGGCTATTGGTAAGCGCTCGATCGACCAGTGGGACGACGATTGGTTAGGAATCATGATAGGATCGAGCATGGATGATCGGAGTAAGGCCGCGATTGGCTCCGACGACGTGCCGGTGGACGAGATGGTGCGGCGGAAGGTGACCGAGTTGGTTTCGATCGAGGACGCGCTGTTGGTGAAACTGACGGGTCGTGGGAGAGCCTCGCCCTTGAGGGAAGGGTGGGGGGATTGGTTCGATAAGAAGAGCGACTTCTTGAGGAGGGATAAAATGTTTAAGTCCAATGTGGAGGCTTTGAACCCTTTGAATAATCCGATGCTTCAAGATCCAGATGGTGTGGGTGTCACCACGCTGACGAGGGGCGATCGGTTGGCCCAGAAATGGTGGTTGAATCAATTCAGGAGACCCCCTTTTCTGGCCAAAAAGCCGTTGAGTGTTTCGGAGGTGAATAGCAAATTGAAACCCAAAGAAAACCACATTGGTTTTGGTGTGGCAAGTAAGGAGAGTGATAGCAGTTTCAATGGTAGTGGTGGAGATTTGAGACTAAGAACTGAGGTGAAGAGGGCGGAGCGTAGAACTTTAATTGAAAATGTAAATGTAGATAATGGATTGAATGGTAGGAGAATTATCAATACAGAGGatgaggttttgaatttatCTGATAGGATTGACAGTAAGAGAACAGAGCATAGGACCTCAGTGCAGGATGTAGGTAATGGATTGACTAGTTATACAATTATTGGTTCTAGCAATAGAGATTTGAGTTCATCCAAGAAGATTGACAGGTTGAATGGTGAATTAGGTCATAATGGTGGTGGTTTAGATGATGTGGATGATGATCTGGTTGGAGGTAAGACTGAGTTTTCGGGTCATATATATGCAGATGGGAGGAGATGGGGTTACTATCCTGGCTTACATCCACGACTGTCGTTTTCGGATTTTATAGATGCGTTTTTTAGGAAGGAGAAGTGTGATATGAGAGTTTTTATGGTGTGGAATTCGCCACCTTGGACGTATGGTGTGCGGCACCAGCGGGGGCTTGAGAGTTTACTTTCTTGGCATCGAGACGCCTGTGTTGTGGTGTTTTCGGAGACAATCGAGCTTGATTTTTTCAAGTACAGCCTTGTGAATGATGG TTATAAAGTTGCTGTTGCCATGCCAAATCTTGACGAATTGCTGAAGGATACCCCGACCCACGTATTTGCTTCTGTCTGGTTTGAATGGAGAAAGACAAAGTTTTATTGTACTCACTACAGTGAGCTTGTCCGTCTTGCTGCTCTCTACAA ATATGGTGGAATATATCTTGATTCTGATATCATAATTTTGAAGCCGTTATCTGTGCTTAATAATATTGTTGGTATGGAGGATCATCTTACTGGAAGTTCTTTGAATGGTGCTGTGATGGCATTTAGGAAGCACAG CTCTTTCATAATGGAGTGCTTGAAAGAGTTCTATATGACTTATGATGATACACGTTTGAGATGGAATGGGGCTGATCTTTTGACAAGAGTTGCAAGAAAGTTTTTGAGTCTAGAGAATACATCCACTAAACAGCTGGAATTGAATGTGCAAGCTTCTTTCACTTTCTTCCCTATCAGTTCTCTGCATATCACAAG ATATTTTTCTACACCGGCAACTGAGACTGAGAAAGCTCAACAAGATGCTTTGTTCAGGAAGATTCTGAACGAGTCATTGACTTTTCATTTTTGGAACAGCTTGACATCTGCACTCATTCCAGAGACAGACAGCCTTGTATCCAGGCTTATTGATCACCACTATATACATTGTTTTGATGTGTTGTGA
- the LOC121265239 gene encoding pentatricopeptide repeat-containing protein At4g19890 yields the protein MVLLLFLKSHGLQPKLSASPSHTSLFFSPLPSLFTLRDLCSYAHDHDPCTTPVHPTSSSSLLSQSRSIVRTVCSLVSESFYRQAHVRISPPKLNIQLDADSLTHEQAITVVASLASEAGSMVALSFFYWAIDFSKFRHFMRLYIVCATSLIGNGNMERAHEVMQCMVRNFAEIGRLREAIDMVIEMRNQGLVPSTRTLNFVIGIACEMGMVEYAENVFEEMCVRGVFPDCCSYKLIVVGYCRIGRILEADRWLSEMLGRSFVVDNATFTLIISAFCEKGFINRASWYFNKIVEMGLTPNVINFTSLIHGLCKKGSIKQAFETLEEMVRKGWKPNVHTHTALIDGLCKKGWTEKAFRLFLKLVRSANYKPNVHTYTAMISGYCNEDKLNRAEMLLSRMKEQGLAPNTKTYTTLIDGHCKVGNFGRAYELMNLMENEGFPPNICTYNAIIDCLCKKGRVHEAYKLLKKGFSRGLQADRFTYTILISEHCKQADTKQALVFFNQMVKVGLQPDIHTYTTLIAAFCRQKRLRESEKFFEEAVMLGLVPTKETYTSMICGYCRDGNLNLAVKYFHRMRDHGCTPDSITYGALISGLCKGFKLEEARRLYDNMIDKGLAPCEVTRLTLAYEFCRIDDAASAMIILERLDTKLWIRTVNTLVRKLCSERKVGAAALFFHRLLDKDSNADRVTLAAFMTACYESNNYALVSNLSEKISKGIG from the coding sequence ATGGTTCTCCTTTTGTTCCTCAAATCCCATGGCCTTCAACCTAAACTATCTGCCTCTCCAAGCCACACTTCTCTCTTCTTCAGTCCCCTCCCCTCGCTCTTCACTCTCAGAGATTTGTGTTCCTatgctcatgatcatgatcCCTGCACCACTCCAGTGCACCccacttcttcttcatcgttATTGTCACAATCCCGTTCTATTGTCAGAACAGTCTGTTCATTGGTCTCCGAGTCTTTCTACCGACAGGCCCATGTGAGAATATCACCTCCCAAGCTTAATATTCAGCTCGATGCTGATTCTTTGACTCATGAACAGGCCATTACAGTCGTTGCTTCACTTGCCTCCGAGGCGGGTTCGATGGTGGCCTTGAGCTTCTTTTACTGGGCAATTGATTTCTCCAAGTTTCGCCATTTTATGCGGCTTTATATAGTGTGCGCCACTTCGTTGATTGGTAATGGGAATATGGAGAGGGCTCATGAAGTGATGCAGTGCATGGTGAGGAATTTTGCTGAGATTGGGAGGTTGAGGGAGGCTATTGATATGGTTATTGAGATGCGAAATCAGGGTTTGGTGCCAAGTACTCGCACCTTGAATTTTGTAATTGGCATTGCATGTGAGATGGGCATGGTTGAATATGCTGAGAACGTGTTTGAGGAAATGTGCGTTAGAGGGGTGTTTCCTGATTGTTGCAGTTATAAGCTGATAGTTGTTGGTTATTGTAGGATCGGTAGAATTCTGGAGGCGGACAGGTGGTTGAGTGAAATGCTTGGAAGAAGCTTTGTTGTAGATAATGCGACCTTTACTTTAATAATCAGTGCATTTTGTGAAAAGGGTTTTATTAATCGAGCGTCTTGGTATTTCAATAAGATCGTTGAGATGGGTTTGACGCCAAACGTGATTAATTTCACATCATTGATTCATGGGTTGTGCAAGAAGGGCAGCATTAAGCAAGCGTTTGAAACGTTGGAGGAAATGGTTCGGAAAGGTTGGAAACCTAATGTGCATACTCATACAGCATTGATTGATGGGCTCTGCAAGAAGGGATGGACTGAGAAGGCTTTTAGACTGTTTCTTAAGCTTGTCCGGAGTGCTAATTACAAGCCAAATGTTCACACATATACAGCCATGATCAGTGGGTATTGCAACGAGGACAAGTTGAACCGTGCTGAGATGTTGTTGAGCAGAATGAAAGAACAGGGATTGGCCCCCAACACTAAAACATATACTACTCTTATTGATGGGCACTGTAAAGTAGGGAATTTTGGAAGAGCATACGAGTTGATGAACTTAATGGAAAATGAGGGTTTCCCTCCTAATATCTGTACATATAATGCAATTATCGATTGCCTCTGCAAAAAGGGAAGGGTTCACGAGGCTTATAAATTGCTTAAGAAGGGTTTTAGTCGTGGATTGCAAGCTGATAGATTCACGTATACTATCCTCATATCTGAGCACTGCAAGCAGGCAGATACTAAGCAAGCCTTGGTGTTTTTCAATCAGATGGTCAAAGTTGGCCTTCAACCTGATATTCATACATATACTACATTAATCGCTGCCTTTTGTAGGCAAAAAAGAttaagagagagtgagaaattTTTTGAAGAAGCTGTCATGCTCGGCCTGGTTCCAACAAAGGAGACTTATACATCCATGATATGTGGCTACTGCAGGGATGGAAATCTGAACTTGGCTGTGAAGTATTTTCATAGGATGAGAGATCATGGATGTACACCGGACAGTATTACTTATGGTGCTCTTATAAGTGGGCTTTGCAAAGGGTTTAAGTTGGAGGAGGCTCGCCGGTTATATGACAACATGATAGATAAGGGGCTGGCCCCTTGTGAAGTTACTCGGCTGACCTTGGCTTATGAGTTTTGCAGAATAGACGATGCTGCTTCTGCCATGATTATATTAGAAAGACTAGACACAAAGCTCTGGATCCGGACTGTTAATACCTTGGTCAGGAAGCTTTGTAGTGAGAGGAAAGTGGGCGCAGCGGCATTGTTCTTTCATAGATTATTAGACAAGGACAGTAATGCAGATCGTGTGACTTTGGCGGCATTCATGACTGCTTGTTATGAAAGCAACAACTATGCTCTTGTTTCTAACTTGTCTGAGAAGATCTCTAAAGGAATTGGTTAG
- the LOC121265242 gene encoding glutathionyl-hydroquinone reductase YqjG-like, producing the protein MITISVFNKPFLPFATKKQIVHHFHSKHFIRMARSGVDEISESGAFVKTASTFRNFISKDPNSQFPAEAGRYHLYVSYACPWASRCLTYVKIKGLDKAISFTPVKPKWERTKETDEYMGWVFPASETEEPGAKPDPLNGAKSIRELYELASPNYSGKYSVPVLWDKKLKTIVSNESAEIIRMLNTEFNDIAENAALDLYPPHLQAKIDETNEWVYHGINNGVYRCGFAKKQEPYEESLKEVFEALEKCEEILGKQRYICGNTLTEADIRLFVSLIRFDEVYALHFKCNKKLIREYPNLFNYTKDIFQLPGISSTVNIQHIKRHYYGSHPTINPFGIIPVGPNTDYSTPHGRDKFSA; encoded by the exons ATGATCACCATCTCCGTCTTCAATAAACCCTTCTTACCATTTGCCACAAAGAAGCAGATCGTCCACCACTTCCATTccaag CACTTTATTCGAATGGCTCGATCAGGAGTAGATGAGATATCAGAGTCCGGTGCTTTTGTGAAAACTGCATCAACATTTcgtaattttatttcaaaagacCCAAACTCCCAATTTCCAGCAGAAGCTGGAAGGTATCATCTGTACGTATCATATGCTTGCCCATGGGCTTCCAGGTGCCTTACATACGTGAAGATCAAAGGACTTGACAAGGCCATCAGTTTCACG CCGGTCAAACCCAAGTGGGAAAGAACAAAGGAGACTGATGAATATATGGGATGGGTTTTTCCTGCTTCAGAGACAGAGGAACCAGGGGCTAAACCTGATCCTTTAAATGGAGCAAAAAGCATTAGAGAACTTTATGAGCTTGCTAGTCCAAACTACTCTGGAAAGTACAGTGTCCCT GTACTGTGGGATAAGAAACTCAAAACAATTGTTAGCAATGAGAGTGCAGAGATAATCCGCATGTTAAATACTGAGTTCAATGATATAGCAGAGAATGCAGCTTTGGACCTTTATCCTCCTCACTTGCAAGCAAAAATTGATGAGACTAATGAATGGGTATATCATGGGATAAACAATGGTGTCTATAGATGTGGGTTTGCAAAGAAGCAGGAGCCTTATGAAGAG TCTCTGAAAGAGGTGTTTGAAGCCTTGGAAAAATGTGAGGAGATACTTGGAAAGCAACGCTACATATGTGGCAACACACTGACTGAAGCAGATATTCGATTGTTTGTCAGTCTCATAAGATTTGATGAG GTTTATGCTCTCCACTTCAAGTGTAACAAGAAACTGATACGCGAGTACCCAAATCTGTTCAATTACACCAAGGACATTTTTCAACTCCCTGGCATCAGTAGTACGGTCAACATTCAGCACATCAAAAGACATTACTATGGAAGCCATCCTACTATCAATCCATTTGGCATCATTCCTGTTGGCCCAAATACTGACTACTCTACCCCTCACGGCAGAGACAAGTTTTCTGCATAG